The DNA region GGACTCCATCCGGGAACAGGTGAGCAAGGGGATAATAGCCCTAAGGACCGCCCGGGAGAACCTGTCCGCCTACCGAGGCAGCTTGGAGGTGAGCCGGGAGAGCCTCGCCCTGGCGGAGGTGGGCTACCGGGAGGGGGTAAACACCCAGCTGGACCTCATATCCGCCCGCCGGGACCTGACCCAGGCGGAGGTGACCTACCTGGAGGCGGTGAGGTCCCTCCTGGGGGCCATGAAGAACCTGGCCTATCAGCGGGGTACCATCCTGGAGGATCTGGAGAAGATGACAAGGTGATGAACCGGGAGGTGCGATCCCATGAACAAGCGTAACAGGACGATCCTCATACTAACCCTGGCGGCGGTGCTCATCGCCCTGGGGGTCACCCGGGGGCTCAAGGCCCCCAAGAAGGCCCAGCCCAGGGCCCAGGCACCAGCTCCGGCGGTGGCCACCGTGGCCCCAGAACCATGGGAGGTGCAGGTCACATTCGGCGGCGCCTCCACGCTGGAGGCCATGGAGGACGCGGTCCTCTACTCCAAGGTGACCGGCCGGGTAACCCGGGTGACTGCCCGCCCCGGGGAGCGGGTCCGGAAGGGACAGCTCTTGGCGGTGATCGACTACGACGCCCAGGAGGCCCAGGTGAGGGCCTCATCCGCCCAGGTGGAGTCCGCCCGGGCAAGCCTCCAGCAGGCCCGGGCGAGCCTGGAGGAGGCCCGGCGGGAGATGGAGCGCTACCGGAGGCTGTTCGAGCAGGGGTACGCCACCCGGCAGGAGATGGACAAGCGCTCCACCGCCCTTAGCCAGGCGGAGGCATCCTACCGGCAGGCGGAGGCCAACCTGGGATCCGCCTCCGCCTCCCTGAGCGCCCAGAGGGTCAACCGGCGGGACTACCAGATAACCTCCCCGGTGGACGGCACCGTGCTGGACGACTACGGCATAGCGCCGGGCACCATGGCGGGCCCCTCCACTCCCCTCTTCCGGGTGGCCAACGTGCGGATCCTCAAGGCCACGGTGAACCTGCCGGAGACGGAGCTCAAGGACCTGAAGGAGGGCATGGCCGCCACTGTGACCTGCGAGGCCCTGGGGGACGTGACCTTCCGGGGGACGCTGAAGACCATCTACCCCTACGTGGACACCTCCACCAGGACCGTCAAGGCCCAGGTGTGGATGGAGAACCCGGGAAACCTTAAACCCGGCATGCTCTCCCGGGTGACCTTCGTTAAGGGCACCCATAGGGGGCTCAAGATACCCGTTGAGGCCGCCATGAATGGAAAAGTCTTCGTCCTGGAGGACGGGAAGGCGCGGGAGAGGGCCGTCAAGCCGGGGGCCGAAAGGGACGGGATGCTGATGGTCCTTGAGGGGCTCTCCGCATCCGACCGGGTCATAACCCCCTTCCCGGAGGGCATGAGGGACGGGGACCCGGTCTCCCACAAGGCAACCCAAGAGGCCACCGAAGACTGAACCTTACACGCCCAGTAACCCCTTGCGCGTTCCCATGAGAGATGGTAGAATGCGCCTTGTGTGATACGCGGTCCCATCGTCCAGAGGCCTAGGACGCCGGGTTCTCAGCCCGGAAACAGGGGTTCGAATCCCCTTGGGACTGCCAAGAACGCGCCGCGGGGCCGGACACCGATCCGGCCCCGCTTTCTTATTTTTCTTATACTGCCCCGTAACCCCAGGGGCCAAGAAGGGCCGGAGGGACACGGGCGTCGCCGCATCCCCCCGGCTGCAGACCGCAGATCAGAAGACCACCTGGGTCCGGAACCGAACCAGGTGGTCGTCCCCGGAGCGGAAATCGCTGTGGTTGCCGGTGCCGTAGTCGATCTTGTCGTACAGGAGCTCGAACCGGACCGCCGGATTGAGCTGGTAGGCCACACCGAAGGTGTAGTTTACCGTATCGTTCACGTTGCCCACTTGGGTGGTATCCCTGGCACCGGAGAAGTCCGCCCTCATGTAGCGCTGGAAGGTGGACCACTTGTCGTTCCAGTTCTGCTTGGCGTAGGCAAAGAACACGGTGGTATCGCCTTTGCCGGTACTTGCACCACGATTGGCCAGCGTCTTGGCGCCGTAGTTGCTGTAGGCGCTGCTGTTCCTGTCCCCCAAACCGTCATCCACGGTGTCCCCCACCATCCAGAACGCATCGTCAATCTTTGCGTACTCGAGCCACAGGCTGGTGAACCTGAGAAGGTCCTGCTTCACGTCCAGGATGACCTTGTAGGCCACCGGGGAGTCGTTGGCCAGGGTGAGGAATGACTTATGCCACAGGTTCTGTCTGTAGTAGACCCCCTTCAGGGACACGGAGGGGTTGAACTTGAACTCCATGTCGGCCCCGTAGGTTTCGCTTACCCCCACGCCGTCGCTCCTTCGGGACTGCTCATAGTCGTAACTGTTCCACACGCCGCTGAGCCCCAGGCGGAACTGCTCGTTGAAGTTGAAGTCCATCCGGGCGCCGTACATGAAGAACTCGTCCACGGAAACGGCGTCATCGTCCCGGTGGCTCACGAAGGCATCGAAGTCCACCATCCCGAAGCCCTTCTGGAAACGGAAGCCCTTGAGGTCCCAGTCGCCCACGAAGGCCTCGTTGTCCACGTAGAGGCCCCTCTCGTCCTCCCAGTCGATGTTCTGCCGACCGACGGTCATGGTGATGTCGTAGGGCAACTTGGTGGTCACATAGTAGTAGTCCCACTTAACTAGATCGGTGGCGCCATCAGCCTCGCTGCCCAGACGGGCGGTGAAGCTGGTGGCCTCGTTGATCCGCTTCTTGATCCAAATGCGGTAACGGTTAAGGTCGAAGTCCGCCTTGCCGTCCACACCGTAATAGCCATCGTCCTCGTTCTGGAACTTGGCATCGAAGCGGAACTCACCGGCGAGGCTCCAGCCCCCAGGTCCTTCTCGAGCACCGCCACCCGGCTGTCCAGCTTGTCAACCTTCACACCATAAATATTACAAATCAACAAACAAATCAACCTGCGCGGCCAAGAAGATTCTCCCCCTGGCCCGGCGCGTTCCACCCACGGGGAAAACGCCCATCCCCCCTTGCGCGTTCCAATGGGGGGTGGTAGAATAACCCTTGCGCGATACGCGGTCCCATCGTCCAGAGGCCTAGGACGCCGGGTTCTCAGCCCGGAAACAGGGGTTCGAATCCCCTTGGGACTGCCAAGAACGTACCGCGGGGCCGGGCACCTGTCCGGCCCCGCTTTCTTTTAGCCCCCCTTAGATCCCCCGGCGGATCACATGACCTTCCCATCCTCGATCCTGCCCAGGGCCCTAAGCTGGAGCGCCAGCATGACGCCGGTGATAATGGCGGAGATGAGATCCGACAGGGGGTAGACCAGCCAAACCCCCTTGAGCCCCATGGCGGGGGGCAGCACCAGAAGGAGCGGGATGAACAGGAGCACCTGCCTGGAGAGGGACAACACGAAGGATTTGAGCCCCTTGCCCATGGCCTGGAAGACCCCGGTGCCCGCCACCTGGAACCCCACCACCGGGAAGCCAAGCCCCATGGTCCTCAAGGTCCTCTCCCCGACCCCTATCAGGGCCTCCTCGGGGGTGAAGAGGGAGAAGATCTCCCTAGGGAAGATCATCATCAGGACGAAGGCCAGGGTGGACAGGCCCGAGGCCATGAGAAGCGACAGCTTTATGGCCCTGATGGCCCGATCCATCTTCCCCGCCCCATAGTTGTACCCCAGGATGGGCTGCAGCCC from Thermanaerovibrio acidaminovorans DSM 6589 includes:
- a CDS encoding efflux RND transporter periplasmic adaptor subunit; the protein is MNKRNRTILILTLAAVLIALGVTRGLKAPKKAQPRAQAPAPAVATVAPEPWEVQVTFGGASTLEAMEDAVLYSKVTGRVTRVTARPGERVRKGQLLAVIDYDAQEAQVRASSAQVESARASLQQARASLEEARREMERYRRLFEQGYATRQEMDKRSTALSQAEASYRQAEANLGSASASLSAQRVNRRDYQITSPVDGTVLDDYGIAPGTMAGPSTPLFRVANVRILKATVNLPETELKDLKEGMAATVTCEALGDVTFRGTLKTIYPYVDTSTRTVKAQVWMENPGNLKPGMLSRVTFVKGTHRGLKIPVEAAMNGKVFVLEDGKARERAVKPGAERDGMLMVLEGLSASDRVITPFPEGMRDGDPVSHKATQEATED